The Halosimplex litoreum genome has a window encoding:
- a CDS encoding ammonium transporter: MTALLAPTADALLQLDPTQVANGVNNVWILVVCFLIFFMQPGFALLESGQVRAKNVGNVLMKNMTDWVLGVLVFFAIGSAFSALVGQLTTPGVALDIAGAWGYVNDPSAYIGWFFGAVFAMTAATIVSGAVAERMNFRAYVFVAAAMVAIIYPAMPGIAWGGTGLLSGDGYLGQAIGAGYLDFAGATIVHMCGGVAGLVGAKMVGPRSGRYDSSGNSQPIPGHSMLLAVLGTLFLAFGWYGFNVGTQATVLSVTDSGVAFQGGALGQVVMNTTLGMGAGGVAAMLVSSAWQGKPDPLWAANGLLAGLVAVTGAVPHVTWWGGVILGGLAGALVLPTFRWVVDSLKIDDVCGVFAVHGMAGAVGTILIPVFGVTASGGYTFLGVNQLIMQVAGVLVVGTWTVLASIVAFKIADVLFGLRVSEAEEEAGLDESEHGVSVYPEFTAGGSRDSPAVSADGGRDLRTDGGAATDPAVDASAADDGGETDE; the protein is encoded by the coding sequence ATGACGGCGCTGCTGGCGCCGACGGCCGACGCGCTCCTGCAGCTGGACCCGACGCAGGTCGCCAACGGCGTGAACAACGTCTGGATCCTCGTGGTCTGTTTCCTGATCTTCTTCATGCAGCCCGGCTTCGCGCTGCTGGAGAGCGGCCAGGTACGGGCGAAAAACGTCGGGAACGTCCTGATGAAGAACATGACCGACTGGGTGCTCGGCGTGCTGGTCTTTTTCGCCATCGGGTCGGCGTTCAGCGCGCTCGTCGGGCAGCTGACGACGCCCGGCGTGGCGCTGGACATCGCCGGCGCGTGGGGCTACGTCAACGACCCCAGCGCGTACATCGGCTGGTTCTTCGGCGCGGTGTTCGCGATGACCGCGGCGACCATCGTCTCCGGCGCGGTCGCCGAGCGGATGAACTTCCGCGCGTACGTCTTCGTCGCCGCGGCGATGGTGGCGATCATCTACCCCGCGATGCCGGGCATCGCCTGGGGCGGCACGGGCCTGCTCTCGGGTGACGGCTACCTCGGCCAGGCGATCGGCGCCGGCTACCTCGACTTCGCCGGTGCGACCATCGTCCACATGTGCGGCGGCGTGGCCGGGCTCGTGGGCGCGAAGATGGTCGGCCCCCGCTCGGGGCGCTACGACTCCAGCGGCAACAGCCAGCCCATCCCCGGTCACTCGATGCTCCTGGCCGTGCTGGGCACGCTGTTCCTCGCGTTCGGCTGGTACGGCTTCAACGTCGGCACGCAGGCGACGGTCCTCTCGGTCACCGACAGCGGCGTCGCCTTCCAGGGCGGCGCGCTGGGTCAGGTCGTCATGAACACGACGCTGGGCATGGGCGCGGGCGGCGTCGCCGCCATGCTCGTCTCCTCGGCGTGGCAGGGCAAGCCCGACCCGCTGTGGGCCGCCAACGGCCTGCTCGCCGGTCTGGTCGCCGTCACCGGCGCGGTCCCCCACGTCACCTGGTGGGGCGGCGTCATCCTCGGCGGTCTCGCCGGTGCGCTCGTCCTGCCGACCTTCCGCTGGGTCGTCGACTCGCTGAAGATCGACGACGTCTGCGGCGTCTTCGCCGTCCACGGCATGGCCGGCGCGGTCGGCACCATCCTGATCCCCGTCTTCGGCGTCACCGCCTCGGGCGGCTACACGTTCCTCGGGGTCAACCAACTGATCATGCAGGTCGCCGGCGTCCTCGTGGTCGGCACGTGGACCGTGCTCGCCAGCATCGTCGCGTTCAAGATCGCCGACGTGCTCTTCGGCCTGCGCGTCTCGGAGGCCGAGGAGGAAGCCGGCCTCGACGAGAGCGAACACGGCGTCTCGGTCTACCCCGAGTTCACCGCCGGCGGCAGCCGCGACAGCCCGGCCGTGAGCGCGGACGGTGGCCGCGACCTCCGCACCGACGGTGGTGCCGCGACCGACCCGGCAGTCGACGCGTCCGCCGCGGACGACGGGGGTGAGACCGATGAGTGA
- a CDS encoding ATP-binding protein, with protein sequence MTSDDRAVDRFEALFDLIGDAVVEVEVVDMRPVVRAVNPGFESVFGWSAETVVGESLNDFVVPEGRAEQAVDFDQRTADGKVNSDTVTRRTADGLRQFIYRGIPYERDDGGRGGLAIYTDITEQNRRKRHHAVVHRVLRHNLRNALTVILGSVTEIERMTDGPVAEQARLARSAARDLETLSDRARLVERAFDDDIDRQVVDIADLSRSVATAARSVSESATIATEFPDRLPVLAGGPLEAALENLVSNAVTHGGDAPAVRLVGRRTGDAVEIDVVDDGPGIPEEVRTVVFADRPLTQLSHSTGLGLWLAKWAVESCHGRLDYRRVDGETVVRVTLPAVDAS encoded by the coding sequence GTGACGAGCGACGACCGGGCCGTCGACCGGTTCGAAGCGCTGTTCGACCTCATCGGCGACGCCGTCGTCGAGGTGGAAGTCGTGGACATGCGACCGGTCGTCCGCGCGGTCAACCCCGGGTTCGAGTCGGTGTTCGGCTGGTCGGCCGAGACCGTCGTCGGCGAGTCGCTCAACGACTTCGTCGTCCCGGAGGGCCGTGCCGAACAGGCGGTCGACTTCGACCAGCGGACCGCCGACGGGAAGGTCAACAGCGACACGGTGACCCGCCGAACGGCCGACGGACTCCGCCAGTTCATCTACCGCGGGATCCCCTACGAGCGCGACGACGGCGGCCGGGGCGGGCTGGCCATCTACACCGACATCACAGAGCAGAACCGCCGCAAGCGCCACCACGCGGTCGTCCATCGCGTGCTCCGCCACAACCTCCGCAACGCGCTGACGGTCATCCTCGGGAGCGTGACCGAGATCGAACGCATGACCGACGGGCCGGTCGCCGAGCAGGCCCGCCTCGCCCGTTCGGCGGCGCGGGATCTGGAGACGCTCAGCGACCGCGCGCGACTCGTCGAGCGCGCGTTCGACGACGATATCGACCGCCAGGTGGTCGATATCGCCGACCTGTCGCGCTCGGTGGCGACCGCGGCGCGTTCGGTGAGCGAGTCGGCGACGATCGCGACGGAGTTCCCCGACCGGCTCCCGGTCCTCGCCGGCGGACCGCTCGAAGCCGCGCTGGAGAACCTCGTCTCCAACGCCGTGACCCACGGCGGCGACGCGCCCGCCGTTCGACTCGTCGGCCGGCGGACGGGCGACGCGGTCGAGATCGACGTCGTCGACGACGGCCCGGGGATCCCGGAGGAGGTCCGGACGGTGGTCTTCGCGGACCGACCGCTCACCCAGCTCTCTCACAGCACGGGACTCGGCCTCTGGCTGGCCAAGTGGGCCGTCGAGTCCTGCCACGGCCGTCTCGACTACCGACGGGTCGACGGCGAGACCGTCGTCCGCGTGACGCTCCCCGCCGTCGACGCGTCGTGA
- a CDS encoding P-II family nitrogen regulator → MSDDEIKMVVAVVRPDKLGDVKQALAEAGAPSLTVTNVSGRGSQPAKTGQWRGEEYVVDLHQKVKIECVVSEIPAEDVVDAIADAAQTGEPGDGKIFVLPVEDATQVRTGDSGPEAV, encoded by the coding sequence ATGAGTGACGACGAGATCAAGATGGTCGTCGCGGTCGTCCGTCCCGACAAGCTGGGCGACGTGAAACAGGCGCTGGCCGAAGCCGGCGCCCCCTCGCTCACCGTCACGAACGTCTCGGGACGGGGCTCCCAGCCCGCCAAGACCGGCCAGTGGCGCGGCGAGGAGTACGTCGTCGACCTCCACCAGAAGGTCAAAATCGAGTGTGTCGTCTCGGAGATCCCCGCCGAAGACGTGGTCGACGCCATCGCCGACGCCGCCCAGACGGGCGAGCCCGGCGACGGCAAGATCTTCGTCCTCCCCGTCGAGGACGCCACCCAGGTCCGGACCGGCGACTCGGGGCCAGAGGCCGTCTGA
- a CDS encoding ammonium transporter, whose protein sequence is MLELTALQTETGTLIDAINYTWILVVSFMIFFMHAGFAMLEAGQVRSKNVSNQLTKNLLTWSVGVTVFFAIGSGVSSLVGGGGWGAAYLSSGTGWIDWLYGAVFAMTAATIVSGAVAGRAKLRAYVTYTFLLAAVIYPVVIGMTWSVAEGVTGPVEMITGVAFTDFAGGMIVHGMGGIAGLTAAAVLGPRIGRYNDDGSSNVIPGHSMTFAVLGTLMLAFGWYGFNVGTSAIFSDGAFLGDQLGRVAMTTTLSMAAGAMGAAGIAWAKTGKVDTLYVANGLLAGLVGITAIPHTTTVWGAALVGVLAGAQLPIVFEFVEKRLKIDDVCAVFPVHGSAGVLGTLLYPFVAVAGWNGLTPDIGFMIEGLFAQAVGVVLIAGWTVLATGVIWYAFKAVGQARVSREHEQEGLDVSEHGVETYPEFGDEGAAVADGGFVSESNDASSELRSDGGFVSEETPVPAERTTDERSD, encoded by the coding sequence ATGCTCGAACTCACCGCACTGCAGACGGAGACGGGGACGCTGATAGACGCGATCAACTACACCTGGATACTGGTCGTCTCGTTCATGATCTTCTTCATGCACGCCGGCTTCGCCATGCTGGAGGCGGGCCAGGTGCGCTCGAAGAACGTCTCGAACCAGTTGACGAAGAACCTGCTCACTTGGTCGGTCGGGGTGACGGTCTTCTTCGCCATCGGGTCGGGAGTCTCCTCGCTGGTCGGCGGCGGCGGGTGGGGCGCGGCCTACCTCTCCAGCGGTACCGGCTGGATCGACTGGCTCTACGGCGCCGTGTTCGCGATGACCGCGGCGACCATCGTCTCGGGTGCCGTGGCCGGCCGGGCCAAACTGCGGGCGTACGTGACCTACACGTTCCTACTGGCCGCGGTCATCTACCCGGTCGTCATCGGGATGACGTGGTCGGTCGCCGAGGGCGTGACCGGCCCCGTCGAGATGATCACCGGCGTCGCGTTCACCGACTTCGCCGGCGGGATGATCGTCCACGGCATGGGCGGCATCGCGGGTCTCACCGCCGCGGCCGTCCTCGGTCCCCGGATCGGCCGCTACAACGACGACGGCTCGTCGAACGTCATCCCGGGCCACTCGATGACCTTCGCCGTGCTGGGCACGCTGATGCTCGCGTTCGGCTGGTACGGCTTCAACGTGGGTACCTCGGCGATCTTCTCCGACGGCGCCTTCCTGGGCGACCAGCTCGGTCGTGTCGCCATGACCACCACGCTCTCGATGGCCGCCGGCGCGATGGGCGCCGCGGGCATCGCCTGGGCGAAGACGGGGAAGGTCGACACCCTCTACGTCGCCAACGGGCTGCTGGCCGGTCTCGTCGGCATCACGGCGATCCCCCACACGACGACCGTGTGGGGCGCGGCCCTCGTCGGCGTGCTCGCCGGCGCGCAGCTCCCGATCGTCTTCGAGTTCGTCGAGAAGCGCCTGAAGATCGACGACGTCTGCGCCGTCTTCCCGGTCCACGGGAGCGCGGGCGTCCTCGGCACGCTGCTGTACCCGTTCGTCGCCGTCGCCGGCTGGAACGGCCTCACGCCGGACATCGGCTTCATGATCGAAGGGCTGTTCGCGCAGGCGGTCGGGGTCGTCCTCATCGCCGGCTGGACGGTCCTCGCGACCGGCGTCATCTGGTACGCGTTCAAGGCCGTCGGCCAGGCCCGCGTCAGCCGCGAACACGAGCAGGAGGGCCTCGACGTGAGCGAACACGGCGTCGAGACCTACCCCGAGTTCGGCGACGAGGGCGCGGCGGTGGCCGACGGCGGGTTCGTGAGTGAATCGAACGACGCCTCGTCGGAGCTCCGCTCCGACGGCGGGTTCGTGAGCGAAGAGACCCCCGTCCCCGCCGAGCGCACCACGGACGAACGGAGTGACTGA
- a CDS encoding Lrp/AsnC family transcriptional regulator, producing the protein MSAELDDTDRRIIDALLDNGRASASELAEQAEVATATATKRLQRLEAEGVIDGYQPEIDYGAFGYEVTAVFRLDVDGAGLETVVSDLRDAGNMVGVYEVTGSDDVVAVGKFENTEALNAQIKSVLTHPEVRSARTSIVLDTVCEYDRLPVDTEE; encoded by the coding sequence ATGTCGGCAGAACTGGACGATACCGACCGGCGGATCATCGACGCCCTGCTCGACAACGGGCGCGCCAGCGCCAGCGAACTCGCCGAGCAGGCCGAGGTCGCGACCGCGACCGCCACCAAGCGACTCCAGCGCCTCGAAGCCGAGGGCGTCATCGACGGCTACCAGCCCGAGATCGACTACGGCGCCTTCGGCTACGAGGTCACCGCCGTCTTCCGACTGGACGTGGACGGCGCCGGGCTGGAGACCGTCGTCTCCGACCTGCGCGACGCCGGCAACATGGTCGGCGTCTACGAGGTCACCGGGAGCGACGACGTGGTCGCCGTCGGGAAGTTCGAGAACACCGAAGCCCTGAACGCCCAGATCAAGTCGGTGCTCACCCACCCCGAGGTGCGCTCGGCCCGGACGAGCATCGTCCTCGACACCGTCTGCGAGTACGACCGCCTCCCCGTCGACACCGAGGAGTAA
- the glyS gene encoding glycine--tRNA ligase gives MSEGEADGATDDRSADLTELAKRRGFFLQSAGAYGGVSGFYTFGPNGAGLKDNIEDSWRDRFTVREGNVEIDAPTIMPEPVFEASGHLDGFDDMLVECPSCGESHRADHVVEDNTDYEEAEGLGPDRVGEIIEEYELVCPTCGTGLAGQAIEDFNLMFETNIGPGSSSPGYLRPETAQGIFVEFPQLKEYARNQLPFGVTQIGRAYRNEISPRKSLLRVREFTQAELELFVDPEDGEGPDLDSVVDVVAPFYGVDQQAADDGDPLDITVGEAHERGLVADPWIAYYLGVAAEWYDSIGVDMDRFRFRQHQSGERAHYAADCWDAEAEVDGDWIELAGFAYRSDYDLSKHDEYSDEDFTVFRQYDEPITTERPTVDPDMSSLGPAFGGAAGDIADALADLAEEAPDAFRDAESDTDGEGTVTVEVDGDAYDVPVGQTGFSVEEVTESGEHFLPHVVEPSLGIDRALYTVLDHCYREDEVDGEERTFLELPASVAPTTVGVFPLMDRDGLGEEAREVAADLRERGLSVAYDDSGAIGRRYRRQDEVGTPFCVTVDYATVGEARDDDEGEPGTVTVRERDTTAQKRIAVEDLAETLDALREGDVEFADL, from the coding sequence ATGAGCGAGGGCGAGGCCGACGGCGCGACCGACGACCGCAGCGCCGACCTCACCGAACTCGCCAAGCGCCGCGGTTTCTTCCTGCAGTCCGCCGGCGCCTACGGCGGCGTCTCCGGCTTCTACACCTTCGGTCCCAACGGCGCCGGCCTCAAGGACAACATCGAGGACTCCTGGCGCGACCGCTTCACGGTGCGAGAGGGGAACGTCGAGATCGACGCCCCCACGATCATGCCCGAGCCCGTCTTCGAGGCGTCGGGCCACCTCGACGGCTTCGACGACATGCTCGTCGAGTGCCCGTCGTGTGGCGAGTCACACCGCGCCGACCACGTCGTCGAGGACAACACCGACTACGAGGAAGCGGAGGGCCTCGGTCCCGACCGCGTCGGCGAGATCATCGAGGAGTACGAACTCGTCTGCCCCACCTGCGGCACGGGCCTGGCCGGCCAGGCCATCGAGGACTTCAACCTCATGTTCGAGACGAACATCGGTCCAGGCAGTTCGTCGCCGGGGTATCTCCGCCCGGAGACCGCCCAGGGCATCTTCGTCGAGTTCCCCCAACTCAAAGAGTACGCGCGGAATCAGCTCCCCTTCGGCGTCACACAGATCGGCCGCGCCTACCGCAACGAGATCAGCCCGCGCAAGTCGCTGCTGCGCGTGCGGGAGTTCACGCAGGCCGAGCTCGAACTGTTCGTCGACCCCGAGGACGGCGAGGGGCCGGACCTCGACTCCGTGGTCGACGTAGTCGCGCCGTTCTACGGCGTCGACCAGCAGGCGGCCGACGACGGTGACCCCCTCGATATCACCGTCGGCGAGGCCCACGAGCGCGGCCTCGTCGCCGACCCGTGGATCGCCTACTACCTGGGCGTCGCCGCCGAGTGGTACGACTCCATCGGTGTCGACATGGACCGGTTCCGGTTTCGCCAACACCAGAGCGGCGAGCGCGCCCACTACGCCGCCGACTGCTGGGACGCCGAGGCCGAGGTCGACGGCGACTGGATCGAACTCGCCGGCTTCGCCTACCGCTCCGATTACGACCTCTCGAAACACGACGAGTACTCCGACGAGGACTTCACCGTCTTCCGGCAGTACGACGAGCCGATCACGACCGAGCGGCCGACCGTCGACCCCGATATGAGCTCCCTCGGGCCGGCGTTCGGCGGCGCCGCCGGCGATATCGCCGACGCGCTCGCGGATCTGGCCGAGGAGGCGCCCGACGCGTTCCGTGACGCCGAAAGCGATACGGACGGCGAGGGGACAGTCACCGTCGAGGTCGACGGCGACGCGTACGACGTGCCCGTCGGTCAGACGGGCTTTTCCGTCGAGGAGGTCACCGAGTCCGGCGAACACTTCCTCCCGCACGTCGTCGAGCCGTCGCTCGGTATCGACCGCGCGCTGTACACCGTCCTCGACCACTGCTACCGCGAGGACGAGGTCGACGGCGAGGAGCGAACCTTCCTCGAGCTCCCCGCGAGCGTGGCACCGACCACGGTCGGCGTCTTCCCGCTGATGGACCGCGACGGCCTCGGCGAGGAGGCCCGCGAGGTCGCCGCCGACCTCCGGGAGCGGGGTCTCTCCGTGGCGTACGACGACTCGGGCGCCATCGGCCGGCGCTACCGCCGCCAGGACGAAGTCGGGACTCCCTTCTGCGTCACCGTCGACTACGCGACGGTCGGCGAGGCCCGCGACGACGACGAGGGCGAGCCCGGCACCGTGACGGTCCGCGAGCGGGACACGACCGCCCAGAAGCGGATCGCCGTCGAGGACCTGGCCGAGACGCTGGACGCGCTGCGCGAGGGCGACGTCGAGTTCGCCGACCTGTAG
- a CDS encoding methyl-accepting chemotaxis protein gives MTVGEQRVRAGADDDHDEQMIANAAGALDVVRTASATVDAELDAIADEASRQVDDANAAVDDVSSLSATIEEVAATATAVSEQSERAASEAAEGREAAAGATEALREAREAGAAALERIDALTTQIDRIAEALAGIDDIADQTNMLALNASIEAARAGDGSDGFAVVAEEIKSLAGESQSQADDIDALLTDVRAATDETVAQLERAVERIDRGTGHAEETKAAFDDVTEAVEETAADIGSVSAAADEQAATSERVAATVEAVASSAESVERDIETIRDARGEQTEMLSEVEDALDSVAGSRERELAEAERIPTGIDGVDGLCEGGIAQGSRAVVRHDGSAPVGRFVAQLCAAAIADGRAVSLSPPPGFDRATLDAALDAVGTGVEEALAADRLFVLDMFDDWAGDSNVFDLDRRSLGDVNERSAERRDRPLLVVGNVAGEIEVLGERAARAARYDNDDGVLEPTDTVVNVVDDDAVSDSFAAFYAGAADQVLSLTAGDGRPTVELATAVDGTGGATRPLTASRAPPFLTVADEEP, from the coding sequence ATGACCGTGGGCGAGCAACGGGTCCGAGCGGGGGCCGACGACGACCACGACGAGCAGATGATCGCGAACGCGGCCGGCGCACTGGACGTGGTCAGGACGGCGTCGGCGACCGTCGACGCGGAACTCGACGCGATCGCCGACGAAGCGAGCCGTCAGGTCGACGACGCGAACGCGGCGGTCGACGACGTGTCGTCGCTGTCGGCGACGATCGAGGAGGTCGCCGCGACGGCCACCGCGGTCAGCGAGCAGTCCGAGCGGGCCGCGTCGGAGGCGGCCGAGGGCCGGGAAGCGGCCGCGGGTGCCACCGAGGCGCTGCGGGAAGCCCGCGAGGCCGGAGCGGCGGCGCTCGAACGGATCGACGCGCTCACGACGCAGATCGACCGGATCGCCGAAGCGCTGGCGGGGATCGACGACATCGCCGACCAGACGAACATGCTCGCGCTGAACGCGAGCATCGAGGCCGCCCGCGCCGGCGACGGCAGCGACGGGTTCGCGGTCGTCGCAGAGGAGATCAAGTCACTCGCGGGCGAGTCCCAGTCACAGGCCGACGACATCGACGCGCTGTTGACGGACGTGCGGGCCGCGACCGACGAGACCGTCGCCCAGCTCGAACGGGCGGTCGAGCGGATAGACCGCGGGACCGGCCACGCCGAGGAGACTAAAGCCGCGTTCGACGACGTGACCGAGGCGGTCGAGGAGACCGCCGCCGATATCGGGTCGGTGTCGGCGGCGGCCGACGAACAGGCCGCTACGAGCGAGCGCGTCGCCGCGACCGTCGAGGCCGTCGCGTCGAGCGCCGAGAGCGTCGAGCGCGACATCGAGACGATCCGCGACGCTCGCGGCGAACAGACCGAGATGCTCTCGGAGGTCGAGGACGCACTCGACAGCGTCGCCGGGTCGCGCGAGCGCGAACTCGCCGAGGCGGAGCGGATACCCACCGGCATCGACGGCGTCGACGGGCTCTGTGAAGGCGGGATCGCGCAGGGCAGCCGGGCGGTCGTCCGCCACGACGGGTCCGCGCCGGTCGGGCGGTTCGTCGCCCAGCTCTGTGCAGCCGCGATCGCCGACGGGCGGGCGGTGTCGCTGTCGCCCCCACCCGGGTTCGACCGGGCGACGCTCGACGCCGCGCTGGACGCCGTCGGAACCGGCGTCGAGGAGGCGCTCGCTGCCGACCGACTGTTCGTGCTGGACATGTTCGACGACTGGGCCGGCGACTCCAACGTGTTCGACCTCGACCGCCGGTCGCTGGGCGATGTCAACGAGCGCAGCGCCGAGCGGCGCGACCGGCCGCTCCTCGTGGTCGGGAACGTCGCCGGCGAGATCGAGGTCCTGGGCGAGCGGGCCGCTAGAGCCGCTCGGTACGACAACGACGACGGCGTCCTCGAGCCGACGGACACGGTCGTCAACGTGGTCGACGACGACGCGGTCAGCGACTCCTTCGCCGCCTTCTACGCCGGCGCGGCCGACCAGGTCCTGTCGCTGACCGCCGGCGACGGACGACCGACCGTCGAACTCGCGACCGCCGTCGACGGGACCGGTGGTGCGACCCGTCCGTTGACCGCGTCGCGAGCGCCCCCGTTCCTCACCGTCGCCGACGAGGAACCGTGA
- the hemB gene encoding porphobilinogen synthase: MDMSHRPRRLRSDGVRSLVRETELSASDLVAPVFVDATTDERVPIGSMPGHTRVPVDQAAERVREVRETGVEAVIVFGVPESKDAEGSRAWADDGVVQRAVRRIVEETDAYVITDVCLCEYTDHGHCGAIESGARADPHMTVDNDRTLELLAKTAVSHAEAGADMVAPSSMTDGMVGAIRTALDDHGFESLPIMSYAAKYESAFYGPFRDAADGAPAFGDRRHYQMDPANGREATREVALDVEEGADVLLIKPALAYLDVVADVRETFDHPVAAYNVSGEYAMLHAAAEKGWLDLDAVAHESLLSIKRAGADLILTYFAEDVARRL, from the coding sequence ATGGACATGTCACACCGACCCCGTCGCCTCCGTAGCGACGGTGTCCGCTCGCTCGTGCGAGAGACCGAACTCTCGGCGTCGGACCTCGTCGCCCCCGTGTTCGTCGACGCGACGACCGACGAGCGGGTACCGATCGGGTCGATGCCCGGCCACACGCGCGTGCCGGTCGACCAGGCCGCCGAGCGCGTCCGAGAAGTCCGCGAGACGGGCGTCGAGGCCGTCATCGTCTTCGGGGTCCCCGAGTCGAAGGACGCCGAGGGATCGCGGGCGTGGGCCGACGACGGCGTCGTCCAGCGCGCCGTCCGCCGGATCGTCGAGGAGACCGACGCCTACGTGATCACCGACGTGTGCCTCTGCGAGTACACCGACCACGGCCACTGCGGGGCGATAGAATCGGGAGCCCGCGCGGACCCGCACATGACCGTCGACAACGACCGCACCCTGGAGCTGCTGGCGAAGACCGCCGTCTCCCACGCCGAGGCCGGTGCGGACATGGTCGCGCCCTCCAGCATGACCGACGGGATGGTCGGGGCCATCCGCACCGCGCTGGACGACCACGGGTTCGAGTCGCTCCCGATCATGAGCTACGCCGCCAAGTACGAGTCCGCCTTCTACGGCCCGTTCCGCGACGCCGCCGACGGCGCGCCCGCCTTCGGCGACCGTCGCCACTACCAGATGGACCCCGCCAACGGCCGCGAGGCGACGCGCGAGGTCGCCCTCGACGTCGAAGAGGGGGCCGACGTGTTGCTGATCAAGCCGGCGCTTGCCTACCTGGACGTGGTCGCGGACGTGCGCGAGACCTTCGACCACCCGGTCGCCGCCTACAACGTCTCCGGGGAGTACGCGATGCTGCACGCCGCCGCCGAGAAGGGGTGGCTGGACCTCGACGCGGTCGCCCACGAGTCGCTGCTGTCGATCAAACGGGCGGGCGCGGACCTGATCCTCACGTACTTCGCCGAGGACGTGGCCAGGCGGCTGTAG
- a CDS encoding CBS domain-containing protein, protein MNVADVMTPREDLVTVELPGTRDDVLEYLQERAFSSVPVVKEGDDGEQFRGLVSRDVLIDQPDEDQLALLVEEVPTTTGGATLTELAELMLEEGARRVPVVDGQLEGIVTITDVIRAIATGDVDGDVTVDGLAQSAINCVYEGAPLPVAERELSHADAPYGVALDDDGETSGMITEVDIIDVARVVEGEEETGDSLAADDDDWKWESVKAVGSRYMPTRNVEIPAGPVSEFMTSDLVTISGRRTATEAAQLMIEHDIEQIPLVSGDDLTGVVRDMDLLEALR, encoded by the coding sequence ATGAACGTCGCAGACGTAATGACGCCCCGCGAGGACCTCGTCACGGTCGAGTTGCCCGGTACCCGCGACGACGTCCTCGAGTACCTCCAGGAACGGGCGTTCTCGTCGGTCCCGGTCGTCAAGGAGGGCGACGACGGGGAACAGTTCCGCGGTCTCGTCTCCCGTGACGTACTGATCGACCAGCCCGACGAGGACCAGCTCGCCCTGCTCGTCGAGGAGGTTCCCACCACCACTGGCGGCGCCACCCTCACCGAGCTGGCCGAGCTCATGCTCGAGGAGGGCGCCCGCCGCGTCCCCGTGGTCGACGGCCAACTCGAAGGGATCGTCACCATCACCGACGTGATCCGAGCCATCGCTACCGGCGACGTCGACGGCGACGTGACCGTCGACGGCCTCGCACAGTCGGCGATCAACTGCGTCTACGAGGGCGCGCCGCTGCCGGTCGCCGAACGGGAGCTCTCTCACGCCGACGCCCCCTACGGCGTCGCCCTGGACGACGACGGCGAGACCAGCGGGATGATCACCGAGGTCGACATCATCGACGTGGCCCGCGTCGTCGAGGGCGAAGAGGAGACTGGCGACAGCCTCGCCGCCGACGACGACGACTGGAAGTGGGAGAGCGTCAAGGCCGTCGGCTCGCGGTACATGCCCACCCGCAACGTCGAGATCCCCGCCGGCCCCGTCTCGGAGTTCATGACGAGCGATCTCGTCACCATCAGCGGCCGCCGCACCGCCACCGAGGCCGCCCAGCTGATGATCGAACACGACATCGAGCAGATCCCGCTCGTCTCCGGCGACGACCTGACCGGCGTCGTCCGCGATATGGACCTGCTGGAGGCGCTTCGATGA
- a CDS encoding Lrp/AsnC family transcriptional regulator, with the protein MVDIDETDRRLVDALLADGRASANELAAEVGIATATATKRVQTLENAGIIDGYRPRIDYAAFGFAVTAVFNLDVAGDGIEAVVADLADAGDMVGVYEVTGSQDVVAIGKFTDTASLNARIKELLVDDDIESIATNIALEVVAENEPLPLAGE; encoded by the coding sequence ATGGTCGATATCGACGAGACGGACAGGCGACTGGTCGACGCGCTGCTGGCCGACGGCCGTGCCAGCGCGAACGAGCTCGCCGCCGAGGTCGGGATCGCGACCGCGACGGCGACCAAGCGCGTGCAGACGCTGGAGAACGCCGGGATCATCGACGGCTATCGGCCCAGGATCGACTACGCCGCGTTCGGCTTCGCGGTGACGGCGGTGTTCAACCTCGACGTGGCCGGCGACGGGATCGAGGCCGTCGTCGCCGACCTGGCCGACGCCGGCGACATGGTCGGCGTCTACGAGGTCACCGGGAGCCAGGACGTGGTCGCGATCGGCAAGTTCACCGACACCGCGTCGCTGAACGCTCGGATCAAGGAACTGCTCGTCGACGACGACATCGAGTCGATCGCGACGAACATCGCGCTGGAGGTCGTCGCCGAGAACGAGCCGCTCCCGCTGGCCGGTGAGTGA